In Blastococcus saxobsidens DD2, the genomic stretch CCACACCCCCGGCGAGGTCCTCCACCAGCTCCTGGCTCAGGTCGTCGACCGCGGCCACGACCGCGTCGGCCGCTGGGTCGTCGGGGAGTTCGGCCACCTCGTCGTCGGTGATTGTGCCGGAGGGGGCGCGGTCGAAGGCGGACTCCCGGAAGCCGGTGGCGGGCGCGGCCTCGTCGTCGTCGAAGGTGGCCATGCCCGGCTCGGCGTCGCCGCGCAGGCCGACGAGCAGCTCGTCGCCGCGGGCGATCAGCCCGGCGTAGGTCTGCTGCACCTTCATCGCGTGCTGCATCGCCATGCCGATGACGCGCACCGGCAGGCCGGGCAGGGTCTCGGGCAGCTTGCGCACCTCGTCGAGCGCGGTGGCCGCCAGACCGGCGGCGGCGCGGACAACCTCGGGGATCTCACGGGCCATGGGGACAGCGTGCCCCAGAACACCCGACCCGACACACCCACCAGGGAGGATGCGCTCTCCGGAGGGATGGGGCTCGTCACATCCGTGTCCTGTGCCACCCGCGCGAACCCGCCCGCCGCCGGGACCCACCTACCATGGGGGCATGGCTGATCAACGCGGACGGGTCCTGCTGGCCGATCCCCGGGGGTACTGCGCCGGCGTCGACCGGGCGGTGGTGGCCGTCGAGCGGACCCTGGAGATTCACGGCGCGCCCGTCTACGTCCGCAAGCAGATCGTCCACAACAAGCACGTCGTGGCCACCCTCGAGCGGCGTGGCGCGATCTTCGTCGAGGAGACCGACGAGGTGCCCGAGGGCTCGGTCGTCGTCTTCAGCGCGCACGGGGTGTCCCCGGCGGTCCACCAGGAGGCGACCGCGCGGCAGCTGCGCACCATCGACGCCACCTGCCCGCTGGTCACCAAGGTGCACCAGGAGGCCAAGCGGTTCGCCCGCGACGACTTCGACATCCTGCTCATCGGTCACCGCGGGCACGAGGAGGTCGAGGGCACCGCGGGCGAGGCCCCGGCCCACGTCCAGCTGGTAGACGGCGCCCAGGACGTGGCGAACGTGCAGGTCCGCGACCCCGAGAAGGTCGTCTGGCTGTCGCAGACCACGCTGTCGGTCGACGAGACGCTGGCGACGGTCGACCAGCTGAAGAACCGCTTCCCCGGCCTGCAGTCGCCGCCGAGCGACGACATCTGCTACGCCACCCAGAACCGGCAGCAGGCGGTGAAGCAGATGGCGGCCGAGTGCGACCTGGTGCTCGTGGTCGGCTCCACGAACTCGTCCAACTCGGTCCGGCTGGTCGAGGTGGCCCTCGAGGCCGGCGCGCGTGCGTCCTACCTCGTCGACTACGCCGCCGAGATCGACCCGGCCTGGCTGGACGGTGTCTCGACGGTGGGCGTCACCAGCGGTGCCTCGGTGCCCGAGATCCTGGTCAGCGAGGTGCTCGACTGGCTGGCCGAGCGCGGCTACGCCGACGTCGGGACGGTGAAGGCGGCCGAGGAGCGGCTGGTCTTCGCGCTGCCGCACGAGCTGCGGGCCAAGCGCCGCGACGCCGGTCCCGCGGCCGACTGACCCACCCGTTCCACGAGAAAGCCCCGGTCCCGCGTCCGCGGGGCCGGGGCTTCGTCGTGCTCAGGGGGCGACGCCTAGCGTCGGCCGGCCAGCCGCACCAGGCCGAGCACCACGGCGATGGCGGTCGCGACGGCCATGGTCGGGAAGCCGCGCACCAGCAGGGTGGCCATGGTGGGCAGGTTGACCGTCGCCGACGGGGCCAGGCTGATGTTCGCCATGGCGACCAGCACGAAGACCAGCGGCGGCGCCACGATCACGGTGAGCAGGTCGCGACGCCGGACGAGCCAGGTGGCGATCGCGGTGCCGGCGGCCAGGGTGACGAGGGTGATCGTGCCCAGCCCCGTGCCGACGAACGAGTCGACGGCGCAACCGGCCAACGTCAGCAGGAAGACGCCGAGGACGGCGACCGCGCCACGCAGCCTGCTCTCCCGGGCGCCGCTGGCCGAGGTCCGTTCCCGGCCGCGCGCCTCCGCCGGCCGGGCGCCGGCGGGACGGCGGGGCACGGGGTACGGCTGGTCGAACCGGTCCTGGGGGAACTCGCGCTCCGCGGCCCGGAATCCTTCCGCGGCAGGGCCGCGGGCCGGTGCCCCTTGCCGGGCGGGACGACCCGGTCGCTCGGCGCCGGCGGTCGGGCGCGGTGCGCGCGCGGGGTAGGGCCGCTCGGGGCGCCCTCCGCTGTGCCATGCGCCCGCCGTGCTCGCCGTGGCCATGGCGCACCTCCGTCCCGTTTCGCAGGGCGACCCGGCTGGCCGACCTTCCGGGCAACGGTAGCGACCGGAGCTGCCCCGAGGCGGGAGGACGACGCCGCGTCGCCGCCTTCCTGTGGTGGTTCAGCGACACAGCGTGATGCCTGTGACACGGGGGGCACACGTGTCGCCCGGCAGAGCCGGTCGGCCGGGGTCGACCGGGGTCAGCCGGACGTGCCGTCGCGTTCGCGTTCGGTCACCACGTCCAGCCGACCGGTGGTGTCGGGGCCCGGGAGGTCGGGCAGCTCCGTCGGGCGGAGCGTGCGCACCGTCGCCTCGACGGGGGCCGGTTCCGGCACCGCCGACTCGGCGATCCCCAGGTCGTCGAACCGCCGGGCGGCGGTGAGCACCGACCGTTCGTAGGAGCCGATCGTCTCGTTGTAGCGGGTGAGGGTCGTCGACAGGGCCGAGCCCAGCCGGGTCAGGTGCCCGGAGAGAGTGCTCAGCCGGGCGTGCAGCCGCCGGCCCACCTCCAGGACCTGGTCGGCGTCGCGGGCCAGGCGTTCCTGCCGCCACGAGTAGGCGACGGTGCGCAGCAGGGCGAGCAGGGTGCTGGGGGTGGCCAGCACGACGTCGCGGGCGAAGCCGTGCTCGAGCAGGCCGGGCTCGGCCTCCAGTGCCGTGGTGAGGAATCCGTCGGACGGGACGAAGAGGACGGTGAACGGCGCAGCCGGCCGGAAGGCCGTGGGATAGCGGCGGGCGGCGAGCGCGTCGATGTGGGCGCGCAGCTGGCGGGCGTGCGCCGCGATCCGCTCCGCACGCACCGCGCGGTCGTCTGCCTGGACGGCCTCGATGTAGCCGGTGAACGGCACCTTCGCATCAACGATCACCTGCCGGCCGTCGGCCAGGGTGACCACCAGGTCGGGGCGGACGCCGGCGCCCTCGTCGTTCGTGCCCGACGGCTGCTCGACGAAGTCGCAGTGCTCGATCAGCCCGGCCACCTCCACCACCCGGCGCAGCTGCACCTCACCCCAGCGGCCGCGGACGTGCGGGGTGCGCAGTGCGGTGACCAGGGCCGCCGTCTCGTGCTTGAGCTGGGCCGACGCCTGGCCGACCGTGCCCATCTGCTCCCGCAGCTCGCCGTGGGCGGTCGCGCGGGCCCGCTCCATGCCGGCGAGCAGCCGGTGCAGGTGGTCCAGCGACTCGTGCACCGGTTCGAGGCCGACGTCCTCCGGCCGGCGGCGCGCCAGCAGCGTGACCACGCCGAGGGTGACGGCGGTGGCCAGCAGCGCACCGAGGAGGAGCCCGAGGAGCAGGGAAGCGGCGTCCATGACCCGGAGAGTGCCCGAGGGGGCCGACAGTTCCGGTCAGCCCCGCGGTGCGGCATAGGAGGCCATGCCTACGGATCCCAGCCGCCAGACGTAAGCAGAGCCTCCTATGCCCCCTCCTATGCCTTCGTGCGGTCAGGCGGGAACGGCGGCGTGCTCCGCTTCGTGGTCCAGCAGCCAGCGCTTGACCGGAGTTCCCCAGCGGAAACCGCCCAGCCCACCGTCGGAGCCGAGCACGCGGTGGCACGGCACGAACAGGGCCGCGGCATTGCGCGCGCAGGCGTTCGCCGCGGCCCGCACCGCGGCCGGCCGGCCGCAGCGGGCGGCGAAGGCGGCGTAGGTGTCGGGCCGGCCGGCGGGGACCGTGCGCAGCACCTGCCACGC encodes the following:
- a CDS encoding 4-hydroxy-3-methylbut-2-enyl diphosphate reductase, coding for MADQRGRVLLADPRGYCAGVDRAVVAVERTLEIHGAPVYVRKQIVHNKHVVATLERRGAIFVEETDEVPEGSVVVFSAHGVSPAVHQEATARQLRTIDATCPLVTKVHQEAKRFARDDFDILLIGHRGHEEVEGTAGEAPAHVQLVDGAQDVANVQVRDPEKVVWLSQTTLSVDETLATVDQLKNRFPGLQSPPSDDICYATQNRQQAVKQMAAECDLVLVVGSTNSSNSVRLVEVALEAGARASYLVDYAAEIDPAWLDGVSTVGVTSGASVPEILVSEVLDWLAERGYADVGTVKAAEERLVFALPHELRAKRRDAGPAAD
- a CDS encoding DUF6542 domain-containing protein; the encoded protein is MATASTAGAWHSGGRPERPYPARAPRPTAGAERPGRPARQGAPARGPAAEGFRAAEREFPQDRFDQPYPVPRRPAGARPAEARGRERTSASGARESRLRGAVAVLGVFLLTLAGCAVDSFVGTGLGTITLVTLAAGTAIATWLVRRRDLLTVIVAPPLVFVLVAMANISLAPSATVNLPTMATLLVRGFPTMAVATAIAVVLGLVRLAGRR
- a CDS encoding DNA recombination protein RmuC is translated as MDAASLLLGLLLGALLATAVTLGVVTLLARRRPEDVGLEPVHESLDHLHRLLAGMERARATAHGELREQMGTVGQASAQLKHETAALVTALRTPHVRGRWGEVQLRRVVEVAGLIEHCDFVEQPSGTNDEGAGVRPDLVVTLADGRQVIVDAKVPFTGYIEAVQADDRAVRAERIAAHARQLRAHIDALAARRYPTAFRPAAPFTVLFVPSDGFLTTALEAEPGLLEHGFARDVVLATPSTLLALLRTVAYSWRQERLARDADQVLEVGRRLHARLSTLSGHLTRLGSALSTTLTRYNETIGSYERSVLTAARRFDDLGIAESAVPEPAPVEATVRTLRPTELPDLPGPDTTGRLDVVTERERDGTSG